In Chrysemys picta bellii isolate R12L10 chromosome 3, ASM1138683v2, whole genome shotgun sequence, a single genomic region encodes these proteins:
- the LOC135982523 gene encoding uncharacterized protein LOC135982523 translates to MKDRGHNRDAQQCRVKIKELRQAYHKAREANGRSGAEPQTYRFYAELHAMLGGAATTTPTVCFDSFNGETHREVGSGYEEDEDEDNVDSSQQQGSGETGFPNNQDMFITLDLEPVTPELTQGVLPDPEGTQGTSAANVSPSQRLVKIRRKRQTRDDMFSELQMSSHADRAQQNVWRQSMSDYRKAQYEREERWRAEDDRWRQLADRRQESMLRLLEHHSTPDDCPSIRRLAFNKS, encoded by the exons atgaaggacagaggccataacagggacgcacagcagtgccgcgtgaaaattaaggagctaaggcaagcctaccacaaagccagagaggcaaacggaaggtctggggcagagccgcaaacataccgcttctatgcggagctgcatgccatgctagggggtgcagccaccactaccccaaccgtgtgctttgactccttcaatggagaaacacacagggaagtgggttcggggtacgaggaagatgaggatgaagataatgtagatagctcacagcagcaaggaagcggagaaaccggtttccccaacaaccaggatatgtttatcaccctggacctggaaccagtaacccccgaactcacccaaggcgtgctcccagaccctgagggcacacaggggacctctg ctgcaaatgtttctccttcacagaggctagtgaagattaggagaaaacggcagactcgggatgatatgttctcggagctccagatgtcctcccacgctgacagagcacagcagaatgtgtggaggcagtcaatgtcagactacagaaaagcacaatatgaacgagaggagaggtggcgggctgaagatgataggtggcgtcagcttgcagacagaaggcaagagtcaatgctccgtctgctggagcatcactccaccccagatgattgcccgagcatcagaaggctggccttcaataagagttaa